The genomic stretch ACTACTATTCCAGGCAGAGACGGGTCTTCCCAGAGACCGTCATATCCTATTTCCGACGATGTTCCTTGGTAGCGGCCATTGGTGACTTTGTATTCAAGGCGTCGACCAAGTTCATTGGTGATGTCTTGAAGAACTATTCCACTCTTGTTGAAAGACGAGTTAAGGCAATGGTTGGCATATTTCTCAAGTGTTTCGATGCTGACTTGACGAAGATATTCTCTCAATTCTTGCTGGCATTCAGACTTATCTAAAAGTCGGCCATCACCTGCAGTCACAACAATCTGCTCAATTGACATTTCTTGAACAGCATTGGGATTGGCTTGCCAAAGGCTAATGAGGGGCATCAGTTACTCTCTTAGTTTGAGTAATGTCTAGCCAGTGGTGGCAAATCATGTTTTATATCGCCTCTTTGATCGCTTCCAAATTCTCCGGGTTCTCCAGCGAGTTGGGGTCGAGGTTCACTTCCTCGCCGAGATAGACTTTCTTGATGGCGCCGCGGACGATCTTGGCGGAGCGGGTCTTGGGGAGCGCCTTGACGAATTTCACGATGTCGGGCCGGAAGCTCTTGCCGAGATAGTCCACCGTCTGATCCTTGAGTTCCTCGCGGAGTGCGTCCGAGGGCTCATACCCATCCGCGAGGACGACGAAGCAGCCCAGCGTCTGGCCCTTGAGATCGTGCGGCAGCCCCACGACGGCGGATTCCACGACGGCCGGGTGCTTGATGAGCTCGGCCTCGACCTCGGCCGGGCCCACGCGCTTGCCCGCCACCTTGATGGTGTCATCCGCCCTTCCCTGGAGATGCCACAGGCCGTGCGCATCCACGCGGGTCCAGTCGCCGTGGTTCCAGACCCCCTCCCCCCATTTGGAGAAGTAGGTCTCGATGTAGCGCGCATCGTCCTTCCAGAAGCTCTGCGTGAGGGAGGGGATGGGTTTTTTGAGGACGAGATAGCCCACCTCGCCCGCGCTCCCGCTGATGGAGTTTCCCTCCTCATCGAAGATGTCGCAGTCCGTCCCCATGGCGGGCATCCCGACGGTGCCGGGGGCGAGCGCCATGACGGGCAGCGGCTGGAGGAGGCAGCCGCCGATCTCGGTGCCGCCCGTGATGTTCATGATGGGGCACCGGCCGCCGCCCACCTTCTCGAAAAACCATTTGTAGGACTTCGGGTCCCAGGGCTCGCCGGTGGAGCCGAGGACGCGCAGACAGGAAAGGTCGTGCTTCTCCACCCATTTGTCCCCGGCGCTGATGAGCATGCGGATGGCGGTGGGCGAGACGCCGAGATGGGAGATCTGGTGATCGGAGACCACCTGCCAGAGGCGGTCGGGCTCCGGGTGGTTCGGCACGCTCTCGTAGAGCATGCAGGCGTGGCCGTTGAAGTGCGCGCCGATCAGCTCGTAGGGCGCCATCACCCAGCCGAAGTCGGTCACCCAGAACATGGTGTCGCCCTCGCGCATGTCGAAGGCGTAGCGGAGATCGCGGCCCGGGCCCGAGAGCAGCCCCGCGTGGCCGTAGACGCAGCCCTTGGGCATTCCGGTCGTGCCCG from bacterium encodes the following:
- a CDS encoding AMP-binding protein is translated as MSDSDIIWRPSQDFIENSHIAQLMKKTGHADVREFLQWSWDAHEKFWETITEDLGMAWYKPYDKILDMGRGFPWAKWYIGGETNAVLNCIDRHLEGERRDQTALIWEGDGGEVRKFTYAELSAEVSRLANAMRAAGLKPGDRAGIFLPLVPEAAIAMYACFKIGVAMMPVFSGFGPEGLAERLDHAGARILFTGDGAVRRGKKVPIKATADEALRRGTQVEKVVVVRRSGEDVPMEAGRDIYWDDFTSGHSDQAETERLPGDAPSIILYTSGTTGMPKGCVYGHAGLLSGPGRDLRYAFDMREGDTMFWVTDFGWVMAPYELIGAHFNGHACMLYESVPNHPEPDRLWQVVSDHQISHLGVSPTAIRMLISAGDKWVEKHDLSCLRVLGSTGEPWDPKSYKWFFEKVGGGRCPIMNITGGTEIGGCLLQPLPVMALAPGTVGMPAMGTDCDIFDEEGNSISGSAGEVGYLVLKKPIPSLTQSFWKDDARYIETYFSKWGEGVWNHGDWTRVDAHGLWHLQGRADDTIKVAGKRVGPAEVEAELIKHPAVVESAVVGLPHDLKGQTLGCFVVLADGYEPSDALREELKDQTVDYLGKSFRPDIVKFVKALPKTRSAKIVRGAIKKVYLGEEVNLDPNSLENPENLEAIKEAI